The Halalkalicoccus subterraneus genome includes the window GGCGGTCGAGGCCGCCCGCTTCGAGTACGACGGCGCGCCCGGAAAGCGGGGCTTCGCGAACCCGCGGGCGAGCCGCTGGGGCCGGGCGGAGGACTACGCCGCGAGCGAGGACCGCGAGACGATGATCGGTGTGACGATCGAGGAGCCGGCGGCCGTCGAGGGGATCGAGGAAATCCTCGCGGTACCTGAACTGGGGTTCGTCTTCCTCGGGCCGCTCGATCTGGCGGTGGCGATGGGCCACCCGGGCGAACCCGACCACCCCGAGGTACAGGAGGCCGTCGAGACGGTCGTGTCGGCCGCCCGCGAGGCGGACGTGGCGATCGGCGGGCTCGGCTTCGGTGAGGACGACGTCGCGGAGAAGATCGACGACGGCTATCAGATCCTGCATACGGGCTCGACGACCGCTGCCGCGGCGGGCGCGCTCGAGTCCTGGCCCGAGGAGTTCGGCGACCGCTGACTACGACTCGCCGGTAACGAACACGTAGAGGTCGTCGGCATCGGTTTCGAGGCCCTGGCGCGCGAAGAAGTTCGCGACGTTCTCACAATCGCGCCGGAGGAACGCCTCGGAGTTGGGGTGATGCACCGTCACCGCCTGGCCCATGTCCAGAAAGACCAGTTGGCCGTCGTGGAAGACGATGTTGTACTCCGAGAGGTCGCCGTGGACGAGCCCGGCCTCGTCGAGCCGGCGCATGTACTCGCGGACGACGTTGTAGGCGGTCTCGGGGTTCTCGATCTCGACCTCGTTCAGCCGTTTCGCGCGCTCGCCGTCGGTCGCGATGTACTCCATGACCAGTACGTTTCGCTCGACGGCGATCGGTTTCGGAACCCGCACGCCCGCCTTCCGTGCGCGCTCCAAATTCGCGTACTCCTTTCGGGTCCAGGCGAGCACGACCCGTTTCTTGTCGCCGCCCAGCTCCT containing:
- a CDS encoding HpcH/HpaI aldolase family protein, which gives rise to MASDSAGNDRVRGNELRATVEDGGVALGVLDDLYSPEMVEIYGDLGFDFVWHDLEHAGPSPRDADALAGLLRAADLAGTELLVRVPSPDPATIRKALDTGVRNLFVSHVESAEDVRRAVEAARFEYDGAPGKRGFANPRASRWGRAEDYAASEDRETMIGVTIEEPAAVEGIEEILAVPELGFVFLGPLDLAVAMGHPGEPDHPEVQEAVETVVSAAREADVAIGGLGFGEDDVAEKIDDGYQILHTGSTTAAAAGALESWPEEFGDR
- the rio1 gene encoding serine/threonine-protein kinase Rio1, coding for MSDIEGEFGLLDPEGADGVGDEWEEIDVSDTEEDRIARKRDREFNQFRERIKDADQFKVEASVFDEATLLALYQLVHHGHLQAFGGPISTGKEANVYEAMGAEEQVAVKVYRINASDFKDMREYLIGDPRFEELGGDKKRVVLAWTRKEYANLERARKAGVRVPKPIAVERNVLVMEYIATDGERAKRLNEVEIENPETAYNVVREYMRRLDEAGLVHGDLSEYNIVFHDGQLVFLDMGQAVTVHHPNSEAFLRRDCENVANFFARQGLETDADDLYVFVTGES